The Mangrovibacterium diazotrophicum DNA window TGTTTATACCGCGCCTCCTTTTTTAACGCCATTAATCCAAATCACAAACCGAATATCTTTAACGTTTTTGTATGCTGTATTATCACTGTCGTCAAAAAATAACATCAAATATATTTTCATCACCTTTTTGATGATTCTTCTGAGTCTCAGTAAAGCAAGCTTAGGCGGGTTCCTCTTCATTTCGTTAGTCGCATTAATAAAATACTATGATCTGTTCATAAATTTTGCGAAGAAAAACAAATTAGCTGTATTTCTAATTTTCCTAATATTCCCATTTTTCGTTGAGACCGCTTATCAGATTCGTAGTAACTTAAGAGGCACCGGTTTTGACGCCGAAAATAGAAACTTAATGACAGGTGTATTGGTTGGACGTTTATCCAGTTTCCCTAATTCAGCTCAACTATTTGAACAGCCTGGTATCTTTTTGATTGGTCTAAAAGACATCGAACCCTTTTATTTTCAGAAACAAGCATTTGGCGGACTCATTAGTGGTAAATTTCTTCCTAACAAGACTCCCGAAAATATGTTGATTGAAAGTAAGGTGGGTGGGAAAGTATCAAATAGCTCTTATATGACTGGAACTCAAGGAAATCTAATTCTATCTTTCCTAAAATCACCGTCCATATTTTTACTTAATCTCTTGTCCATAGTATTCCTTCTGGTATTAACGTTTAAAACAGTACGATTACTTAAAATTCAAGCAGCAAATGAGATATCCCTACTAATCGCAATATATCCGGTAATGAGTGGAGTCGCAAATGAATATGCTGCCCTATTTTTCACACCATTCTTAATTGGTTTACTATGCCTAATTGTCAATGCGATTGCAAAGCTACAAACGCGAAATATGTAAATCGAATAAGATAAAACAAACGAAATGATTACATTAATCGATTCCTTTCGACACGGCGAAGAGCATGCTCCCTTTAATGCTGCATTTATTGAGGTCATCTCTGAATGCTTTAAAACCGAAGAAATTAAGATCTTTTCCCAGAAAGACCACCTTTCGGCAATCGAAAATATCCAAAAACAGAACAAAGCTAACGAATCAAACAGAAGCTATTGTGAGGTGAAAGGGATAGACAGTAAAACAGGTACATCCAGTCTATTCTTATCATATTTCATTGCAACAATTCAGGATCTGAAACTACTACTAAAGAGTCGCTCTAAAAGCTTCTTCTTCACTACAGTAAATCCGCTGTCATTACCTTTCGTCAAACTATTGACTATTCTTTCCAAGAAAAAAGTATGTGTTGTAATTCATGGAGAATTAGAGTATTTAAATCGTGAAAATGAAAGATCTTTGAAACTCCAAACTCGTTTATTACGCAAATGGTATCGTTTTTTTTTCTGGAAATTCTTGTCGAAAAATTTCTATTACATTTTATTGGGAACCAGCATTAAGGCTAATTTAGAATCACTGGCTCCTGCTCATTTTGCAAAAGCTAACTTTTTAACAATCGATCATCCATACTTTTACAACAATAGAGAGAATACCTTATCATTTTCCAACCCGGTAAGACTGGGAACAGTGGGGCATGCTGCTGTTGTTAAAGGATCGCACAAAATTTTTGAGTTGGCTAAACTAAAGGAGAAGGAAATACTCGCAAACAGCTTTGAATTAAAAATCATCGGACATGTTTCACCCGGCATGCGCGAATTTCAAAATAATCTGGTGGAGACACCCGAAAATAAAGAATTTCTGTCAAGGAACGAATATGAACAAAAAATAATGGCGCTTCACTACATTATTTTCTTCTATCCTTCGTCCATGTATGAATACATTGCCAGCGGTGCCTTTTTTGACGCTATAAAATTTGAAAAACCAATTATTGCCTTAAGAAATAGTTTCTTTGAAAGTTACTTCGAAAAGTATGGTAACCTTGGATTCCTGGCGAAAAACCTGACCGAGATTAGTGACTACCTTCAAAAGGTAGATTCAACCATTTACAACGAACAACTTAGCAATCTTAAAAAAGCGAAACAGGATTTATCCATCAAAAAAATATCTGAACGATTTAAAACTCAGCTGGAAAATAGTTTTTGAAATTAGCCACTTTGCAAATTGAATTGAAAAGAACAGATGAAGAAGAATAGAACTTCCCGAATATTATTTTTCTGTCCGCTACCTCCCCCTATCGGAGGACAAGCTCTGATATCGGAGATTGTTTATATGCTAATTAAACCATCCATATTGATTAACACCAATATGAAAAATAAGTACCTGGATAATTTAAGAGCAATTGCCCAGGTGTTATATTATTTCTTATTCTACAAAATTGATTTAGTATACTTTACCTGTACCAGAAGTAAGGTTGGTGCCGTAAAGGATATCATTCTGCTTTTACTCTGCCGATTAAGAAAGGTAAAAGTGATTAATCATTTACACGGGAATGAAATAA harbors:
- a CDS encoding glycosyltransferase, which gives rise to MITLIDSFRHGEEHAPFNAAFIEVISECFKTEEIKIFSQKDHLSAIENIQKQNKANESNRSYCEVKGIDSKTGTSSLFLSYFIATIQDLKLLLKSRSKSFFFTTVNPLSLPFVKLLTILSKKKVCVVIHGELEYLNRENERSLKLQTRLLRKWYRFFFWKFLSKNFYYILLGTSIKANLESLAPAHFAKANFLTIDHPYFYNNRENTLSFSNPVRLGTVGHAAVVKGSHKIFELAKLKEKEILANSFELKIIGHVSPGMREFQNNLVETPENKEFLSRNEYEQKIMALHYIIFFYPSSMYEYIASGAFFDAIKFEKPIIALRNSFFESYFEKYGNLGFLAKNLTEISDYLQKVDSTIYNEQLSNLKKAKQDLSIKKISERFKTQLENSF
- the wzy gene encoding oligosaccharide repeat unit polymerase, whose amino-acid sequence is MNFSEYPLYKPAKALVLLFASFAIISYIYAIITGTYNGDFIGFPVHLSNFLLSINLIISLIPFSFIWYIYKKFKKKKVNKTIPINLKFIEALFYLFFIWQLFMILLFKVGKMGSDVYTAPPFLTPLIQITNRISLTFLYAVLSLSSKNNIKYIFITFLMILLSLSKASLGGFLFISLVALIKYYDLFINFAKKNKLAVFLIFLIFPFFVETAYQIRSNLRGTGFDAENRNLMTGVLVGRLSSFPNSAQLFEQPGIFLIGLKDIEPFYFQKQAFGGLISGKFLPNKTPENMLIESKVGGKVSNSSYMTGTQGNLILSFLKSPSIFLLNLLSIVFLLVLTFKTVRLLKIQAANEISLLIAIYPVMSGVANEYAALFFTPFLIGLLCLIVNAIAKLQTRNM